A genomic segment from Nematostella vectensis chromosome 6, jaNemVect1.1, whole genome shotgun sequence encodes:
- the LOC116611626 gene encoding proton-coupled folate transporter-like isoform X3: protein MAALERKVQDSAARYDIGNVMIMSIPSVIVSLMLGPWTDTAGRKRAIVAPAIGSLLESINTLLVMYLKWPILVLFVGSAFTGFSGFFTVMTQASMAYIADTTPEQQVALRLAIMQLMLLIGGLVSQLTTGPWLRTYGFIEPYWFIFACFTLATFYVVVLLPESTPKTKREPCRLLSCDSFKVIWSVYADPRNGYRRSLFLLLIGDGLVSLATMGLSGVISLFVLRSPLCWSPTYFGGFMAFRFLTQGIGGIVGIGIFKRFLSDSNIARVGLISLIASLVVFAFASKTWVVFLVPIVGLLTGTISPIMKGMITQLTRPDERGAAFSAVAAISTFCNFLGAFVFNPIYIRSQSIGFPGLVFLVCAAVTVFPLAIFSFLKNTKYLPRDWDEETTGVEEASEKSPDPETNEYDTQLQENREIDWVDSHDLQDGEKNCQEKDEGIVTVL, encoded by the exons ATGGCTGCACTCGAGCGAAAG GTCCAAGATAGTGCGGCGCGCTATGACATTGGTAACGTCATGATCATGTCGATCCCATCAGTCATAGTATCGCTTATGTTGGGGCCATGGACGGACACGGCTGGGAGAAAGAGAGCGATTGTTGCCCCTGCAATAGGGTCCCTGTTAGAGTCCATCAACACCCTACTGGTTATGTACCTAAAGTGGCCCATCCTGGTGCTGTTTGTTGGTTCCGCTTTTACAGGTTTCAGTGGATTTTTCACTGTCATGACCCAAGCGTCCATGGCGTATATCGCCGACACAACACCGGAACAACAAGTGGCCTTACGGTTAG CGATAATGCAGCTAATGCTTCTGATTGGCGGGCTCGTTAGCCAGTTGACAACAGGACCGTGGCTACGAACATACGGCTTCATCGAGCCCTACTGGTTCATATTCGCGTGCTTTACTCTTGCCACTTTCTACGTCGTAGTGTTGTTGCCAGAGTCCACCCCTAAGACCAAGCGGGAGCCATGTAGACTGTTAAGCTGCGATAGCTTCAAAGTCATTTGGTCCGTCTACGCAGACCCACGAAATGGGTATCGGAGAAGTCTCTTCTTGCTTCTGATAGGGGACGGGCTTGTAAGCCTAGCCACTATGGGACTTAGTGGAG TGATCTCACTATTCGTTCTGCGCAGTCCACTCTGCTGGTCGCCCACGTATTTCGGTGGCTTCATGGCATTTCGCTTCTTGACTCAAGGCATCGGAGGCATTGTGGGTATTGGTATATTCAAAAGGTTCCTGTCCGATTCCAATATAGCCAGAGTCGGTCTTATCTCACTCATAGCCTCCCTTGTAGTGTTCGCATTCGCCAGCAAGACGTGGGTCGTTTTCTTAG TCCCTATTGTAGGGTTATTGACCGGTACCATATCGCCGATTATGAAGGGAATGATCACTCAACTCACTCGTCCTGATGAGCGTG GAGCTGCCTTCTCGGCTGTAGCAGCCATCAGTACATTCTGTAATTTCTTGGGTGCGTTCGTTTTCAACCCTATCTATATCCGATCACAGAGTATCGGCTTCCCTGGACTCGTGTTTCTTGTCTGTGCTGCTGTTACTGTCTTCCCTCTCGCCATATTCAG TTTTCTCAAAAACACAAAGTATCTTCCCCGAGACTGGGACGAAGAGACCACAGGAGTCGAGGAGGCGAGTGAGAAATCACCAGACCCAGAGACCAACGAGTACGACACCCAACTGCAAGAGAACAGAGAGATAGATTGGGTGGATTCGCATGATTTACAAGACGGAGAGAAAAACTGTCAAGAAAAGGATGAGGGTATCGTGACAGTGTTGTAA
- the LOC116611626 gene encoding proton-coupled folate transporter-like isoform X2: MALPSQRRLSCRSFLMVEPVLFFWAFGLFMSVPILQQYVYFRISEDNGFPYSAERETGCQAGNDSDMAALERKVQDSAARYDIGNVMIMSIPSVIVSLMLGPWTDTAGRKRAIVAPAIGSLLESINTLLVMYLKWPILVLFVGSAFTGFSGFFTVMTQASMAYIADTTPEQQVALRLAIMQLMLLIGGLVSQLTTGPWLRTYGFIEPYWFIFACFTLATFYVVVLLPESTPKTKREPCRLLSCDSFKVIWSVYADPRNGYRRSLFLLLIGDGLVSLATMGLSGVISLFVLRSPLCWSPTYFGGFMAFRFLTQGIGGIVVFAFASKTWVVFLVPIVGLLTGTISPIMKGMITQLTRPDERGAAFSAVAAISTFCNFLGAFVFNPIYIRSQSIGFPGLVFLVCAAVTVFPLAIFSFLKNTKYLPRDWDEETTGVEEASEKSPDPETNEYDTQLQENREIDWVDSHDLQDGEKNCQEKDEGIVTVL; the protein is encoded by the exons ATGGCTTTGCCCTCACAGCGGAGGCTGTCGTGCCGTAGCTTTCTGATGGTGGAGCCTGTCTTGTTCTTCTGGGCGTTTGGTCTGTTCATGAGCGTCCCCATATTGCAGCAATACGTGTATTTCCGGATTAGCGAAGACAATGGTTTCCCTTACAGCGCTGAGAGGGAGACTGGATGTCAGGCGGGCAACGATTCGGACATGGCTGCACTCGAGCGAAAG GTCCAAGATAGTGCGGCGCGCTATGACATTGGTAACGTCATGATCATGTCGATCCCATCAGTCATAGTATCGCTTATGTTGGGGCCATGGACGGACACGGCTGGGAGAAAGAGAGCGATTGTTGCCCCTGCAATAGGGTCCCTGTTAGAGTCCATCAACACCCTACTGGTTATGTACCTAAAGTGGCCCATCCTGGTGCTGTTTGTTGGTTCCGCTTTTACAGGTTTCAGTGGATTTTTCACTGTCATGACCCAAGCGTCCATGGCGTATATCGCCGACACAACACCGGAACAACAAGTGGCCTTACGGTTAG CGATAATGCAGCTAATGCTTCTGATTGGCGGGCTCGTTAGCCAGTTGACAACAGGACCGTGGCTACGAACATACGGCTTCATCGAGCCCTACTGGTTCATATTCGCGTGCTTTACTCTTGCCACTTTCTACGTCGTAGTGTTGTTGCCAGAGTCCACCCCTAAGACCAAGCGGGAGCCATGTAGACTGTTAAGCTGCGATAGCTTCAAAGTCATTTGGTCCGTCTACGCAGACCCACGAAATGGGTATCGGAGAAGTCTCTTCTTGCTTCTGATAGGGGACGGGCTTGTAAGCCTAGCCACTATGGGACTTAGTGGAG TGATCTCACTATTCGTTCTGCGCAGTCCACTCTGCTGGTCGCCCACGTATTTCGGTGGCTTCATGGCATTTCGCTTCTTGACTCAAGGCATCGGAGGCATTGTGG TGTTCGCATTCGCCAGCAAGACGTGGGTCGTTTTCTTAG TCCCTATTGTAGGGTTATTGACCGGTACCATATCGCCGATTATGAAGGGAATGATCACTCAACTCACTCGTCCTGATGAGCGTG GAGCTGCCTTCTCGGCTGTAGCAGCCATCAGTACATTCTGTAATTTCTTGGGTGCGTTCGTTTTCAACCCTATCTATATCCGATCACAGAGTATCGGCTTCCCTGGACTCGTGTTTCTTGTCTGTGCTGCTGTTACTGTCTTCCCTCTCGCCATATTCAG TTTTCTCAAAAACACAAAGTATCTTCCCCGAGACTGGGACGAAGAGACCACAGGAGTCGAGGAGGCGAGTGAGAAATCACCAGACCCAGAGACCAACGAGTACGACACCCAACTGCAAGAGAACAGAGAGATAGATTGGGTGGATTCGCATGATTTACAAGACGGAGAGAAAAACTGTCAAGAAAAGGATGAGGGTATCGTGACAGTGTTGTAA
- the LOC116611626 gene encoding proton-coupled folate transporter-like isoform X1 has protein sequence MALPSQRRLSCRSFLMVEPVLFFWAFGLFMSVPILQQYVYFRISEDNGFPYSAERETGCQAGNDSDMAALERKVQDSAARYDIGNVMIMSIPSVIVSLMLGPWTDTAGRKRAIVAPAIGSLLESINTLLVMYLKWPILVLFVGSAFTGFSGFFTVMTQASMAYIADTTPEQQVALRLAIMQLMLLIGGLVSQLTTGPWLRTYGFIEPYWFIFACFTLATFYVVVLLPESTPKTKREPCRLLSCDSFKVIWSVYADPRNGYRRSLFLLLIGDGLVSLATMGLSGVISLFVLRSPLCWSPTYFGGFMAFRFLTQGIGGIVGIGIFKRFLSDSNIARVGLISLIASLVVFAFASKTWVVFLVPIVGLLTGTISPIMKGMITQLTRPDERGAAFSAVAAISTFCNFLGAFVFNPIYIRSQSIGFPGLVFLVCAAVTVFPLAIFSFLKNTKYLPRDWDEETTGVEEASEKSPDPETNEYDTQLQENREIDWVDSHDLQDGEKNCQEKDEGIVTVL, from the exons ATGGCTTTGCCCTCACAGCGGAGGCTGTCGTGCCGTAGCTTTCTGATGGTGGAGCCTGTCTTGTTCTTCTGGGCGTTTGGTCTGTTCATGAGCGTCCCCATATTGCAGCAATACGTGTATTTCCGGATTAGCGAAGACAATGGTTTCCCTTACAGCGCTGAGAGGGAGACTGGATGTCAGGCGGGCAACGATTCGGACATGGCTGCACTCGAGCGAAAG GTCCAAGATAGTGCGGCGCGCTATGACATTGGTAACGTCATGATCATGTCGATCCCATCAGTCATAGTATCGCTTATGTTGGGGCCATGGACGGACACGGCTGGGAGAAAGAGAGCGATTGTTGCCCCTGCAATAGGGTCCCTGTTAGAGTCCATCAACACCCTACTGGTTATGTACCTAAAGTGGCCCATCCTGGTGCTGTTTGTTGGTTCCGCTTTTACAGGTTTCAGTGGATTTTTCACTGTCATGACCCAAGCGTCCATGGCGTATATCGCCGACACAACACCGGAACAACAAGTGGCCTTACGGTTAG CGATAATGCAGCTAATGCTTCTGATTGGCGGGCTCGTTAGCCAGTTGACAACAGGACCGTGGCTACGAACATACGGCTTCATCGAGCCCTACTGGTTCATATTCGCGTGCTTTACTCTTGCCACTTTCTACGTCGTAGTGTTGTTGCCAGAGTCCACCCCTAAGACCAAGCGGGAGCCATGTAGACTGTTAAGCTGCGATAGCTTCAAAGTCATTTGGTCCGTCTACGCAGACCCACGAAATGGGTATCGGAGAAGTCTCTTCTTGCTTCTGATAGGGGACGGGCTTGTAAGCCTAGCCACTATGGGACTTAGTGGAG TGATCTCACTATTCGTTCTGCGCAGTCCACTCTGCTGGTCGCCCACGTATTTCGGTGGCTTCATGGCATTTCGCTTCTTGACTCAAGGCATCGGAGGCATTGTGGGTATTGGTATATTCAAAAGGTTCCTGTCCGATTCCAATATAGCCAGAGTCGGTCTTATCTCACTCATAGCCTCCCTTGTAGTGTTCGCATTCGCCAGCAAGACGTGGGTCGTTTTCTTAG TCCCTATTGTAGGGTTATTGACCGGTACCATATCGCCGATTATGAAGGGAATGATCACTCAACTCACTCGTCCTGATGAGCGTG GAGCTGCCTTCTCGGCTGTAGCAGCCATCAGTACATTCTGTAATTTCTTGGGTGCGTTCGTTTTCAACCCTATCTATATCCGATCACAGAGTATCGGCTTCCCTGGACTCGTGTTTCTTGTCTGTGCTGCTGTTACTGTCTTCCCTCTCGCCATATTCAG TTTTCTCAAAAACACAAAGTATCTTCCCCGAGACTGGGACGAAGAGACCACAGGAGTCGAGGAGGCGAGTGAGAAATCACCAGACCCAGAGACCAACGAGTACGACACCCAACTGCAAGAGAACAGAGAGATAGATTGGGTGGATTCGCATGATTTACAAGACGGAGAGAAAAACTGTCAAGAAAAGGATGAGGGTATCGTGACAGTGTTGTAA
- the LOC116611626 gene encoding proton-coupled folate transporter-like isoform X4 — protein MALPSQRRLSCRSFLMVEPVLFFWAFGLFMSVPILQQYVYFRISEDNGFPYSAERETGCQAGNDSDMAALERKVQDSAARYDIGNVMIMSIPSVIVSLMLGPWTDTAGRKRAIVAPAIGSLLESINTLLVMYLKWPILVLFVGSAFTGFSGFFTVMTQASMAYIADTTPEQQVALRLAIMQLMLLIGGLVSQLTTGPWLRTYGFIEPYWFIFACFTLATFYVVVLLPESTPKTKREPCRLLSCDSFKVIWSVYADPRNGYRRSLFLLLIGDGLVSLATMGLSGVISLFVLRSPLCWSPTYFGGFMAFRFLTQGIGGIVGIGIFKRFLSDSNIARVGLISLIASLVVFAFASKTWVVFLVPIVGLLTGTISPIMKGMITQLTRPDERVFSKTQSIFPETGTKRPQESRRRVRNHQTQRPTSTTPNCKRTER, from the exons ATGGCTTTGCCCTCACAGCGGAGGCTGTCGTGCCGTAGCTTTCTGATGGTGGAGCCTGTCTTGTTCTTCTGGGCGTTTGGTCTGTTCATGAGCGTCCCCATATTGCAGCAATACGTGTATTTCCGGATTAGCGAAGACAATGGTTTCCCTTACAGCGCTGAGAGGGAGACTGGATGTCAGGCGGGCAACGATTCGGACATGGCTGCACTCGAGCGAAAG GTCCAAGATAGTGCGGCGCGCTATGACATTGGTAACGTCATGATCATGTCGATCCCATCAGTCATAGTATCGCTTATGTTGGGGCCATGGACGGACACGGCTGGGAGAAAGAGAGCGATTGTTGCCCCTGCAATAGGGTCCCTGTTAGAGTCCATCAACACCCTACTGGTTATGTACCTAAAGTGGCCCATCCTGGTGCTGTTTGTTGGTTCCGCTTTTACAGGTTTCAGTGGATTTTTCACTGTCATGACCCAAGCGTCCATGGCGTATATCGCCGACACAACACCGGAACAACAAGTGGCCTTACGGTTAG CGATAATGCAGCTAATGCTTCTGATTGGCGGGCTCGTTAGCCAGTTGACAACAGGACCGTGGCTACGAACATACGGCTTCATCGAGCCCTACTGGTTCATATTCGCGTGCTTTACTCTTGCCACTTTCTACGTCGTAGTGTTGTTGCCAGAGTCCACCCCTAAGACCAAGCGGGAGCCATGTAGACTGTTAAGCTGCGATAGCTTCAAAGTCATTTGGTCCGTCTACGCAGACCCACGAAATGGGTATCGGAGAAGTCTCTTCTTGCTTCTGATAGGGGACGGGCTTGTAAGCCTAGCCACTATGGGACTTAGTGGAG TGATCTCACTATTCGTTCTGCGCAGTCCACTCTGCTGGTCGCCCACGTATTTCGGTGGCTTCATGGCATTTCGCTTCTTGACTCAAGGCATCGGAGGCATTGTGGGTATTGGTATATTCAAAAGGTTCCTGTCCGATTCCAATATAGCCAGAGTCGGTCTTATCTCACTCATAGCCTCCCTTGTAGTGTTCGCATTCGCCAGCAAGACGTGGGTCGTTTTCTTAG TCCCTATTGTAGGGTTATTGACCGGTACCATATCGCCGATTATGAAGGGAATGATCACTCAACTCACTCGTCCTGATGAGCGTG TTTTCTCAAAAACACAAAGTATCTTCCCCGAGACTGGGACGAAGAGACCACAGGAGTCGAGGAGGCGAGTGAGAAATCACCAGACCCAGAGACCAACGAGTACGACACCCAACTGCAAGAGAACAGAGAGATAG
- the LOC5503805 gene encoding protein cycle — MDMKRKFNESIHDDDSDCDQSEVGDAESLRDSGDSKGFQKGAIKQNHSEIEKRRRDKMNTYINELSTMIPMCNAMSRKLDKLTVLRMAVQHMRALRGRAVPFTETNYKPAFLSDEDLKNLVLEAADGFLFVVGCDRGRILYVSDSIQNSLYLSQLDLVGNSFYDQVHPRDVATIKDQLSSLEGTPKERQAQEAAKNINISPKIETNKNQGQMCSGARRSFFCRMKCGVKIKKSKADDSDSTPEPCIMNRKSKAKQVGNSDKKQFSIVHFTGYLKSWPPTGGSEDEEDEDNDARNLSCLVAVGRLVEVSDEMTDFSRPDVAKQFTSRHSSDGKFIYVDQRIVSICGYLPQEVIGTSGYDYFHPEDLEIVAQSHKSALQGETAVSSYRFLCKSGHYIPLRTRSTLFRNPWTKEIEFLVCTNDVLTEFDLPPQSNTVVVPPTSQRPILPAPSPQTLMTMQNSKPGVKQLLEVLQRQQGKGGKKGRAFQYPSSEDGEASTPKPSMIGILLAEEAQVDEQSTKRQPVVLGSSLPSSTTGSVTGGYSAGPESIGSSIDFSMMNPGMSTMSDSRLPLYPQSDMGSVQSAKFSRGSYGMPEMTQPHLLEQVISMQHAIESMESPMQQSEESMAVFMNILEEDAGLGGEFNDLTFKSSNN; from the exons ATGGACATGAAGCGGAAGTTTAACGAGTCTATTCACGA tgatgATAGCGATTGTGATCAGTCAGAAGTCGGAGATGCCGAGTCTCTCAG AGATTCTGGTGATAGCAAAGGATTCCAGAAAGGAGCCATAAA GCAGAACCATAGTGAAATTGAGAAAAGGCGCCGTGATAAGATGAACACTTACATCAATGAGCTATCTACAATGATCCCAATGTGTAATGCAATGTCTCGCAAGCTGGATAAGTTAACAGTTCTGAGAATGGCTGTGCAACATATGAGGGCTCTGCGAG GTAGAGCCGTCCCTTTTACGGAGACCAATTACAAGCCAGCCTTCTTATCTGATGAGGATCTAAAAAACCTTGTGCTTGAAGCAGCTGATGGCTTCTTGTTCGTAGTTGGATGTGACAGGGGGCGTATACTCTATGTGTCAGATTCTATACAAAACTCACTCTATCTGTCACAG CTTGATTTAGTGGGAAACAGTTTTTATGATCAAGTGCATCCTAGAGATGTGGCAACCATCAAGGACCAGCTGTCATCCCTTGAGGGGACCCCCAAGGAGAGACAAGCCCAGGAAGCTGCTAAAAACATCAACATCTCTCCAAAAATAGAGACGAACAAA AATCAGGGGCAGATGTGTTCTGGAGCACGAAGATCGTTCTTTTGCCGTATGAAGTGTGGGGTAAAGATCAAGAAAAGTAAAGCAGACGATTCAGACTCGACACCAGAACCATGCATTATGAACCGCAAGAGCAAGGCCAAGCAAGTTGGTAACTCCGATAAGAAGCAGTTCTCGATTG ttcattTCACCGGTTACCTAAAGTCTTGGCCGCCGACTGGTGGCTCTGAGGACGAAGAGGACGAAGACAACGACGCGCGAAACCTTAGCTGTCTCGTGGCCGTCGGAAGGCTCGTCGAGGTTTCCGATGAGATGACGGACTTTTCCCGACCGGATGTCGCCAAGCAGTTCACCTCGCGACATTCAAGCGACGGAAAGTTTATCTACGTGGACCAGAG GATTGTGTCAATATGCGGCTACTTGCCTCAAGAAGTTATTGGTACGTCAGGGTATGACTACTTCCACCCGGAGGACCTGGAGATCGTGGCACAGTCACATAAGAGCGCGCTACAGGGAGAGACCGCCGTATCCTCCTACAGGTTCCTCTGTAAATCAG GTCACTATATTCCTCTGAGAACAAGGTCAACTCTGTTCCGTAATCCATGGACGAAAGAGATCGAGTTTCTTGTATGCACCAACGATGTCCTCAC TGAGTTTGACTTGCCGCCGCAAAGCAACACCGTGGTAGTACCTCCAACAAGCCAGAGGCCGATCCTTCCAGCCCCGAGTCCACAGACACTCATGACCATGCAGAATTCGAAACCGGGAGTCAAGCAGCTATTGGAGGTGCTTCAGAGGCAGCAGG GTAAGGGTGGGAAGAAAGGACGAGCATTTCAGTACCCTTCATCGGAGGATGGGGAGGCGTCCACCCCTAAACCATCCATGATTGGCATCCTTCTCGCTGAAGAAGCACAGGTTGATGAGCAGTCGACAAAACG GCAACCCGTGGTTCTCGGCAGTTCATTGCCGTCCTCTACCACTGGCTCGGTTACAGGAGGCTACAGCGCGGGTCCTGAAAGCATTGGGAGCAGTATCGACTTCAGTATGATGAACCCTGGCATGTCAACCATGAGCGACTCGAGACTGCCTCTCTACCCTCAAAGCGACATGGGATCGGTGCAGTCGGCAAAGTTTTCCCGCGGTTCGTACGGGATGCCGGAAATGACACAACCTCACTTGCTTGAGCAGGTGATTAGTATGCAGCATGCAATCGAGTCTATGGAAAGTCCCATGCAGCAAAGCGAGGAGAGCATGGCGGTTTTCATGAACATTCTAGAAGAAGATGCCGGTCTTGGAGGGGAATTCAATGACTTGACCTTCAAAAGTAGTAATAACTAA